The following proteins are co-located in the Oncorhynchus clarkii lewisi isolate Uvic-CL-2024 chromosome 30, UVic_Ocla_1.0, whole genome shotgun sequence genome:
- the LOC139389920 gene encoding P2X purinoceptor 2, with product MGLLEFIKDYFLGFWDYETPKVMVVKNKKLGVIYRGVQFLVITYFIWYVFISQKAYQDSETRPESSVYTKMKGTALQGDHILDMVEYVRPSEGGDVISTILRREVTHNQRQGTCAEHFTVPSANCSKDADCTSREVNFDGNGQRTGRCVPYYNQAFKTCEIQTWCPIEDYAAIWEPALAEAINFTVYIKNAIHFPKFKVLRGNIKPNKRNGQKYLNKCHYNEKEHPYCPIFRLGYIAEQAREKFSELCRTGGVIGVFINWKCDLDLDPSECTPTYSFRRLDLRKNLPSSGYNFRFAKYYSKDGEEFRTLIKAFGIRLDVIVHGHAGRFSIIPTIINTVTAMTSVGICSIICDWIMLTFIDKNDIYSDRKFDDDSKVPSPSQLLTVPTEFTISYGSNHSDLSEGVAL from the exons ATGGGACTGCTTGAGTTTATTAAGGATTATTTTCTTGGTTTCTGGGACTATGAGACCCCCAAGGTAATGGTggttaaaaacaaaaaacttggAGTCATATATAGGGGGGTTCAATTTCTTGTGATCACCTATTTCATCTG GTATGTCTTTATCAGTCAGAAAGCCTATCAGGACAGTGAGACGAGGCCAGAGAGCTCAGTCTACACTAAGATGAAAGGCACAGCCCTGCAGGGTGACCACATCCTGGACATGGTGGAATACGTCCGACCCTCAGAG GGCGGTGACGTGATCAGCACAATACTGAGACGAGAGGTCACACACAATCAGAGGCAAGGCACGTGTGCTGAG CATTTCACTGTTCCCAGTGCCAACTGCTCAAAGGATGCTGACTGCACCTCAAGGGAAGTGAACTTTGATGGCAATG GACAGAGAACTGGGCGCTGTGTTCCCTACTACAACCAGGCTTTCAAGACCTGTGAGATTCAGACCTGGTGTCCTATTGAGGACTATGCCGCAATATG GGAGCCGGCATTGGCAGAGGCCATCAATTTCACTGTTTACATCAAGAATGCCATCCATTTCCCCAAATTTAAAGTGCTGAG AGGAAACATCAAACCAAACAAACGAAATGGGCAGAAATATCTGAATAAGTGTCATTACAATGAGAAGGAACACCCCTACTGCCCCATCTTCCGGCTGGGCTACATCGCAGAACAGGCCAGGGAGAAGTTCAGCGAGCTCTGCAGGACT GGGGGAGTGATTGGAGTGTTCATCAACTGGAAGTGTGACCTTGATCTGGACCCCTCAGAGTGTACCCCCACGTACTCCTTCCGTCGCCTGGATCTTCGGAAGAACCTGCCCAGCTCTGGCTACAACTTCAG GTTTGCCAAGTATTACAGTAAGGACGGAGAAGAGTTCCGGACACTTATCAAGGCCTTCGGGATTCGTCTGGACGTCATAGTTCATGGACAC GCTGGACGATTCAGCATCATCCCAACTATCATCAACACAGTGACAGCCATGACATCTGTTGGAATA tgttccattatCTGTGACTGGATCATGCTCACGTTCATTGACAAGAACGATATCTACAGTGACAGAAAGTTTGATGAC GACAGTAAAGTGCCCAGCCCCAGCCAGCTCCTCACAGTTCCCACAGAATTCACCATCAGCTATGGCTCCAACCACTCAGACCTGTCAGAGGGAGTGGCCCTGTGA
- the LOC139390146 gene encoding pescadillo: MGGLQKKKYERGSATNYITRNKARKKLQLSLADFRRLCILKGIYPHEPKHKKKVNKGSTAPRTFYLFKDIRFLLHEPIVRKFREYKVFVRKLRKAYGKAEWTGVERLRDNKPGYKLDHIIKERYPTFIDALRDIDDALSMCFLFSTFARTGKCHVQTITLCRRLTVEWMNYVVTSRSLRKVFLSIKGIYYQAEVLGQLITWLVPYQFAHDHPTDVDYRVMATFTEMYTTLFGFINFRLYQTLNLVYPPKLDSKAESELKAEHEEDYAMDSESYLEKLSALSASLARVVATAEEEENQLDLFPTEGEDQENMQAREKEQKEQEAQKRLFEGLKFFLNREVPRESLAFILRCFGAEVSWDKSLCIGGTYEVTDETITHQIVDRPDMDKQYINRYYIQPQWVFDSVNAQMRLPVEDYFLGTTLPPHLSPFVEEKDGDYVPPEKLKLMALQRGEKPVQEDEEEEEEDEEEDDDDDDEEEEDDVDDEELTEEKNLKKMEGTRAQGKTLAVKVTPGKVKPWETGSVGNKVRLEQEEKAEEKRLAIMMMKKKEKYLYDKIMFGKKRTTREVNKLTAKRKAHEDASKAQKKQKKAKKQ; the protein is encoded by the exons ATGGGGGGTCTACAGAAAAAGAAG TATGAGAGGGGCTCTGCCACCAACTACATCACACGGAACAAAGCCCGCAAGAAGCTGCAGCTAAGCCTGGCAGATTTCAG ACGCCTGTGTATTCTGAAAGGCATCTATCCTCATGAGCCTAAGCACAAGAAGAAGGTGAACAAGGGTTCCACGGCCCCCCGCACATTCTACCTGTTCAAAGACATCCGGTTCCTCCTGCACGAGCCCATCGTTCGAAAGTTCAGAGAGTACAAG GTGTTTGTGCGTAAACTGAGGAAGGCATATGGAAAGGCAGAATGGACAGGGGTGGAGAGACTGAGAGATAACAAGCCTGGCTACAAACTGGACCACATCATCAAGGAGAG GTACCCCACTTTCATCGATGCCCTCCGTGACATCGACGACGCCCTCTCTATGTGCTTCCTGTTCTCTACCTTTGCCCGCACGGGGAAGTGCCACGTCCAGACCATCACGCTGTGCCGCCGCCTCACTGTGGAGTGGATGAACTACGTAGTCACATCTCGCTCTCTCAGGAAG GTTTTCCTCTCCATCAAGGGGATTTACTATCAGGCAGAGGTCCTTGGACAGCTCATCACCTGGCTCGTGCCCTACCAGTTTGCCCATGAT CACCCGACAGATGTGGACTACAGAGTAATGGCCACCTTCACAGAGATGTACACGACCCTCTTTGGCTTCATTAACTTCCGCCTCTACCAGACCCTCAACCTGGTCTACCCGCCCAAG CTGGACAGCAAAGCTGAGTCTGAGCTGAAGGCAGAGCACGAGGAGGACTACGCTATGGACTCAGAGAGCTACTTGGAG AAACTGTCAGCCCTGAGTGCCAGCCTGGCACGGGTGGTCGCCAccgcggaggaggaggagaaccagcTGGACCTTTTCCCTACCGAGGGG GAGGACCAGGAGAATATGCAGGCCAGAGAGAAGGAGCAGAAAGAGCAGGAGGCCCAGAAAAGGCTTTTTGAAGGGCTCAAGTTCTTCTTGAACAGGGAAGTTCCCAGAGAGTCACTGGCTTTTATCCTGAG GTGTTTTGGTGCCGAGGTGTCCTGGGACAAGTCCCTCTGCATCGGTGGCACCTATGAAGTGACCGACGAGACAATCACTCATCAGATTGTAGACAGGCCTGACATGGACAAGCAGTACATTAACAG GTACTACATCCAGCCCCAGTGGGTGTTTGACTCCGTCAACGCCCAGATGCGCCTGCCCGTTGAGGACTACTTCCTGGGGACGACGCTGCCGCCCCACCTCTCGCCCTTCGTGGAGGAGAAGGACGGCGACTACGTGCCCCCGGAGAAGTTAAAGCTCATGGCCCTGCAGCGGGGGGAGAAGCCCG TacaagaggatgaagaggaggaggaggaggatgaagaggaggatgatgatgatgatgacgaagaggaggaggatgatgtggACGATGAAGAGTTGACCGAGGAGAAGAATCTGAAGAAGATGGAGGGTACGCGAGCCCAGGGCAAG ACTTTGGCGGTGAAGGTGACCCCCGGAAAAGTGAAACCCTGGGAAACTGGTTCCGTGGGGAACAAGGTGCGCCTTGAGCAGGAGGAGAAGGCAGAGGAGAAGCGTCTGGCCATcatgatgatgaagaagaaggagaagtaCCTGTACGACAAGATCATGTTTGGCAAGAAGAGGACGACCCGAGAG GTTAACAAACTGACGGCCAAGAGAAAGGCCCACGAAGACGCCAGCAAGGCTCAGAAGAAGCAGAAAAAAGCCAAGAAGCAGTAG